A genomic stretch from Sinorhizobium terangae includes:
- the mutM gene encoding bifunctional DNA-formamidopyrimidine glycosylase/DNA-(apurinic or apyrimidinic site) lyase: MPELPEVETVKRGLAPTMEGALLVRAELRRPDLRFPFPDNFSASVSGRRIVSLSRRAKYLMIDLEGGDVIIAHLGMSGSFRIEAGDDPARPGKFHHPRGKDEKHDHVIFHLNGRSGPARVIYNDPRRFGFMDLARRDGIADHVFFRDLGQEPTGNALDAAYLAQRFAGKAQPLKAALLDQKIVAGLGNIYVCEALWRSDLSPSRPAGSLVDKRGRAKQGLVTLTQSIREVIADAIAAGGSSLKDHIQADGSLGYFQHSFSVYDREGEACRKPGCGGTVARIVHAGRSTFYCLRCQK, encoded by the coding sequence ATGCCGGAATTGCCCGAGGTCGAAACGGTGAAGCGGGGGCTGGCGCCGACCATGGAGGGGGCGCTTCTCGTGCGGGCCGAGTTGCGCAGGCCGGACCTGCGCTTTCCCTTTCCCGACAATTTTTCAGCTTCGGTCTCCGGGCGCCGCATCGTTTCCCTGTCGCGCCGCGCCAAATATCTGATGATCGATCTCGAAGGCGGCGATGTCATCATCGCGCATCTCGGCATGTCCGGTTCTTTCCGGATCGAGGCCGGCGACGATCCGGCGAGACCGGGCAAGTTCCATCATCCGCGCGGTAAGGACGAGAAGCACGACCATGTGATTTTCCATCTCAACGGCCGATCCGGCCCCGCGCGCGTGATCTACAACGACCCGCGCCGCTTCGGCTTCATGGATCTCGCCCGGCGCGACGGGATCGCCGATCACGTGTTCTTCCGCGACCTCGGCCAAGAGCCGACAGGCAACGCGCTTGATGCCGCCTACCTCGCCCAGCGCTTTGCCGGCAAGGCGCAGCCGCTCAAGGCAGCGCTTCTGGATCAGAAGATCGTTGCCGGCCTTGGCAATATCTATGTTTGCGAAGCGCTGTGGCGGTCGGACCTGTCGCCCTCCCGCCCCGCCGGCTCGCTGGTGGACAAGCGCGGACGCGCGAAGCAAGGCCTGGTGACGCTGACGCAGTCGATCCGCGAGGTGATCGCCGACGCTATCGCCGCCGGCGGCTCGTCCTTGAAGGACCACATCCAGGCGGATGGCTCGCTCGGCTATTTCCAGCATTCCTTTTCGGTCTACGATCGTGAAGGCGAGGCTTGCCGCAAGCCGGGCTGTGGCGGTACCGTCGCCCGCATCGTTCATGCCGGGCGTTCGACCTTCTACTGCCTGCGCTGCCAGAAATAG